The Chryseobacterium shigense genome segment CACATTGGAGCTTCCTCTCATGGAAACAGTACCGTCAGTATCTACAGAAACAGAAGGAACGTTGGTAAGAACATCCTGTAGATTTCCCCCTTTACTTACAATATCCTGTGAAGGGTCGTAGGTCTTCTTGTCAAGCTCCACTTTATAAGGTTTTGTGGCTGCTGCAGTAATTACTACACCCTGTATTTCCTGAGTTTTGCCATCAAGAGTAGTTGCGGCTTCCGGCTGTATTGATAAAGCTCCAATATTTCCCGGGCCTGCAATGCTTTTATTGACTATGCTTTTTTTGTAGTCGATGGCTTCTACTGTAATGTCGTAATTTCCAGGTGCCAGTTCCAGTTTGTACTGTCCCTTTTCATCGGTAAGTACTGCATCGCTCAAAGTTTTGTTCGCTTTATTGCTGAACGTCACAGAAGCATAGGGAACCGGCTGGTTGTTTTTGTTGACAATCATTCCCGTAACGCCTGCTTTGTCCTGGGCAAATGCCATGGCAGCTGCCGAAAGTACAAAAGTAAGTGCTAACGTTTTTTTTGTGAAAATGTTGACAATTTCCGTCTGATTCATAAGGTATTTTTTGTGTAAAATCGTAAAGGTATAAGTCTTAATATTATGAAATCATTATTTGGGCCTGATTTCGAATATTACGATTTATGTATTTATTTATAGATGTATAAGTCGTGTGTAAGTGTTAAAAGTTAATTATTGTATTGTTAAATGAAAGTTAAATTTATTTGTTATTTTATATTTTTTGAATTCAGCCAATCCTGGTAAGCTTTTGCATTGATGGCATGCTCTTCTGCACTGGCGGTAAATTTATGGTAGCCGAACCTTGCAGGATCAGCACACATGAATATATAGTTGTTGTTTTCAGCATTCAAAACTGCATCTACAGAACTTTTATCCACTACACAGATAGGCCCCGGAGGAATTCCGGCATTGGCATAGGTATTATATGGTGATGGAGTAGACAAATGTTTGTATAATACTCTTTTAATCGGTTCTTTGAAATTAGTCTGCTTGTTGATTGCATAAATGACTGTAGGATCAGACTGAAGCTTCATTCCTTTTCTGTAACGGTTCAGGTAAAGCCCGGCAATTGTTTTCATTTCATCCTTCTTTCCTCCTGATTCTTTGTAAACAATAGAAGCGAGCGCATAAATCTGGTCTCTCGTCAGGCCGGATTGCTGTTCCTTGTTCTTTCTTTCACTGGTCCAGAATTCACTGTACTGCTCATCAAACTTTTTGAAAAATTCTCTTGGACTTACGGTCCAGAAGAAATTATAAGTATCGATGAAAAAATATTTCTTTAAATCCTCTGCATTTTTATAGCCTTTCTCTACGGCCACCTGATTCAGGTCGTTGGCAAAATGTAAAGAATCCAGCTCTGTTTTCCTGGCTACTTTACCTATCATTTGGTACACATCCCCGAAATCTCCTATTCTGAAGCTGTTTTCAGATTGGTTTCCGGCCTTGATCATATTCACAAGATTGGTGTTTCCGGCTCCTGCCTGAAAATGGTACCGGCCCGGTTTAAAGAATTTATCAAGGTTCTTATCTCTGGCAACAGCTTCAAAAGCTTCCTTATCTTTTACATAAGGAGCTACAGAATCAAGGATTTGCCTGAAATCCGATTTGTGCGGAATGAGTACGTAGCCGTCTTTCTCCACATTATTCCCATAATATCTGTTATAATATCTTAAACCAAAAAATCCTGCCGCTCCAACGATAATGAGAGCGATAATGAGAACAGTTTTTTTCATTATTAAAAAAGTTGATTAAAAGTTTAGTTTTTAAATAAGATCTGTTTTACCTCTAAAAACTTGCTTTGCAGGACCTTCAAGCCAAATGTTTTGAAAAGAATTTCCGTTTTTTTCAGCATGAACCTTAAGATTGCCTCCCAAAGTTTTAACTTTTACAGAGATTAGATTGTGTTTTTGCAGAAAAGTTAAAGCAGAAGCCGTAACTCCTGTTCCGCAGCTGTAAGTTTCGTCCTCAACGCCTCGTTCATAGGTTCTTACGAAAATTTCATCATCTGTAATTTTTTCTACAAAATTTACATTGATGCCGTTTTCCTTATAATTTTCAGAATTTCTGATGCCGTGTCCTTTTGCAAAAACGTTATAATTTACCAGATCTTCTACATATTTTACATAGTGGGGGGATCCTGTGTTCATTACCGTGTCTTCTCCGTCACCGGAGATGGTATCCACATCAATCATCTTTAATTTGATGATACCGTTATGGATTTCTGCTTCATGTTCACCATCTATGGCAATGAATTTGCATTTGTCCTCAAAAATATCCAGGAAGAAAGCAAAGGCTACAAGACATCTTCCGCCATTTCCGCACATGGTACTCTCGCCACCGTCAGAATTATAATATACCATTTTGAAATCATAGGTGTTGTCATTTTCAAGAAGGATAAGCCCGTCTGCACCAATTCCAAAACGTCTGTCACATAATTTTTTAATAAGGTCTTTTTCCTTTGGGAATTGCAGATCCCGGTTGTCTATCATCACAAAATCATTTCCAGTACCCTGATATTTATAGAATTCCATATTTTTTATCTAAAATTAACGAGCAAAATTAATATATTTAAAATGAAAAACGAACAGTGTTAGCTGTTCGTTCCCTTATTTATAATCGTTTTATCTAAATCCGCCTCCGCTGGACTGCTGTCTTGTAGAACCGCTGTTTTGCTGAGTGCCGGTACTGTTTCTGAACCCGCCGCTGGAAGTGTTATTCTGGTTCTGGTTATACTGTTGTGAATTTCTGAAACCTCCGCTGTTCTGATTATTCTGGGTTCCCTGATTGTTCTGATAACTTTCGCTTTGATTTCTGAAGCCTCCGCTGTTCTGGTTGCTTTGTGGTCTCTGGCTGTTATTATAATTATTGTTGCTATTAGAGTTTCTGAAACCTCCGTTGGTACTGCTGTTTCTTGTATTGTTTCCTCTGTACCCGTTATTATTATAATTATTTCCGTTATTGCTGCGTGTAGCAGGGAATCCGTTATTAGGTCTCTGTGAAGTTACTGTTGTTCTTCTTTCCACATATACCTTTCTTCGGTTATTTCCGTTGTTATAGTAATAATAGGGAACACCGTTATCATAATAATAATTGACATCATTTCTGTAATAATAGCCATCATTTCCATAATAACCGCCTCCGCCGTAATATCCTGAAGGAGCATAGTAAGCTCCGTTGTTATAATATGGATCTCCGTAGCCGTTATTCGCATACCCGTCAGAATATGCCAAACATGATGTTAAACTACTTATAGCTAC includes the following:
- the mltG gene encoding endolytic transglycosylase MltG; protein product: MKKTVLIIALIIVGAAGFFGLRYYNRYYGNNVEKDGYVLIPHKSDFRQILDSVAPYVKDKEAFEAVARDKNLDKFFKPGRYHFQAGAGNTNLVNMIKAGNQSENSFRIGDFGDVYQMIGKVARKTELDSLHFANDLNQVAVEKGYKNAEDLKKYFFIDTYNFFWTVSPREFFKKFDEQYSEFWTSERKNKEQQSGLTRDQIYALASIVYKESGGKKDEMKTIAGLYLNRYRKGMKLQSDPTVIYAINKQTNFKEPIKRVLYKHLSTPSPYNTYANAGIPPGPICVVDKSSVDAVLNAENNNYIFMCADPARFGYHKFTASAEEHAINAKAYQDWLNSKNIK
- the dapF gene encoding diaminopimelate epimerase, which encodes MEFYKYQGTGNDFVMIDNRDLQFPKEKDLIKKLCDRRFGIGADGLILLENDNTYDFKMVYYNSDGGESTMCGNGGRCLVAFAFFLDIFEDKCKFIAIDGEHEAEIHNGIIKLKMIDVDTISGDGEDTVMNTGSPHYVKYVEDLVNYNVFAKGHGIRNSENYKENGINVNFVEKITDDEIFVRTYERGVEDETYSCGTGVTASALTFLQKHNLISVKVKTLGGNLKVHAEKNGNSFQNIWLEGPAKQVFRGKTDLI